Proteins found in one Campylobacter canadensis genomic segment:
- a CDS encoding DUF1561 family protein translates to MKKILFLFYLSLYCFCMDNINTHLVNKDTKVQVKLYNNSKFCLDYKVIDNDIFAVLKRCNNVSTIARYDIFKRIALKVKNEWLCLSLRKDILENKDLNDFIVLRPCVLNDKTQWFDFKEDGEFSFLAYPTIKIKEHKTHLIASKNNFANAFKLDLDLMKEWRTTLSTPINYDIKTFIAFRIQDGKKITTFYKTPNSYSSKKYFFYYDAVNSYIKDYSPSRGIFTCLSSNLQNKTHSYISFKKCPTKKDQLDSAYFNFDLFSFAIFDAQDNILDVTRAKDRGKFFVINKDEIANSGLYSINESAKFYFSSAMYDLQNFIARNKSFQAQTCPNIDKKRIKRELNEHSLANFDPSKGGYRRRLYDIVTSSDSQDVYTGICGYCLLQSFEIFAILNQYYPNELEHSLNGYFFDYAMHSNPLASLALRSPSINNVLFFALNYWGNSLYSNEPLYLRALRSVEALMRIILPHHQWNLYDAVFTQDAINDELDYILQSNPGSVFLALLDTSTQSDFRGHALPLIRTNAGVIVIPTNVENMTFTDFSTFIQPVNNRSDLLNRLSTLNSYDITGLALIQMGSLIVNPLEDLLSQNSCEGRANNRRGNGQGLNVNNANACNMQHCSLMEWEQSN, encoded by the coding sequence ATGAAAAAGATATTATTTTTATTTTATCTTAGCCTGTATTGTTTTTGTATGGATAACATAAACACACATTTAGTTAATAAAGATACAAAAGTACAAGTAAAATTATATAACAATTCTAAATTTTGTCTTGATTATAAAGTTATTGATAATGATATTTTTGCTGTTTTAAAAAGATGCAATAATGTAAGCACAATTGCAAGATACGATATTTTTAAAAGAATAGCATTAAAAGTAAAAAACGAATGGCTGTGTTTATCATTGAGAAAAGATATCTTAGAAAACAAGGATTTAAATGATTTTATAGTACTTAGGCCTTGTGTTTTAAATGATAAAACTCAATGGTTTGATTTTAAAGAAGATGGGGAATTTTCTTTTCTTGCATATCCAACAATAAAAATAAAAGAACATAAAACTCATTTAATCGCAAGTAAAAATAATTTTGCAAATGCTTTTAAATTAGATTTAGACCTTATGAAAGAATGGCGAACAACTCTTAGTACTCCAATAAATTATGATATAAAAACCTTTATTGCATTTAGAATTCAAGATGGCAAAAAAATAACCACATTTTATAAAACTCCAAATTCATACAGTAGTAAAAAATACTTTTTTTACTATGACGCTGTTAATTCTTACATAAAAGATTATTCTCCTTCAAGAGGAATTTTTACTTGTTTAAGCTCAAATCTACAAAATAAAACTCATTCTTATATTAGTTTTAAAAAATGTCCTACCAAAAAAGACCAACTTGATAGTGCTTATTTTAATTTTGATTTATTTAGCTTTGCAATTTTTGATGCACAAGATAACATTTTAGATGTAACAAGAGCAAAAGATAGAGGTAAATTTTTTGTTATAAATAAAGATGAAATTGCTAACAGTGGTTTATATAGCATTAATGAAAGTGCAAAATTTTACTTTAGTTCTGCAATGTATGATTTACAAAATTTCATTGCAAGAAACAAAAGTTTTCAAGCTCAAACTTGTCCAAATATTGATAAAAAACGAATTAAAAGAGAATTAAACGAGCATAGTTTAGCTAATTTTGACCCAAGTAAAGGCGGTTATAGAAGAAGGTTATATGATATTGTTACTTCAAGTGATTCTCAAGATGTTTATACTGGCATTTGCGGATATTGCTTATTGCAAAGCTTTGAAATATTTGCTATTTTAAATCAGTATTACCCAAACGAGCTTGAGCATAGTTTAAATGGTTATTTTTTTGATTATGCAATGCATAGCAATCCTTTAGCTTCTTTAGCGCTTAGAAGCCCTAGTATTAATAATGTGTTATTTTTTGCCTTAAATTATTGGGGTAATTCTTTATATTCAAACGAGCCACTTTATCTTAGAGCTTTACGCTCTGTAGAAGCATTGATGAGAATTATCCTACCTCATCACCAGTGGAATTTATATGATGCTGTTTTTACTCAAGATGCAATAAATGATGAACTAGATTATATTTTACAATCAAATCCTGGCTCTGTATTTTTAGCCTTGCTTGATACTTCTACGCAAAGTGATTTTAGAGGGCACGCTCTACCTTTAATTAGAACCAACGCAGGGGTAATTGTTATACCTACTAATGTTGAAAATATGACTTTTACAGACTTTTCTACCTTTATTCAACCTGTAAATAATCGCAGCGACTTGCTTAATAGGCTAAGCACATTGAATTCTTACGATATTACAGGTCTTGCATTAATTCAAATGGGTTCTTTAATAGTAAATCCTTTAGAAGATTTACTATCTCAAAATTCATGCGAAGGAAGAGCAAATAATAGAAGAGGCAATGGGCAAGGACTAAATGTAAATAATGCAAATGCTTGTAATATGCAGCATTGTTCATTAATGGAATGGGAGCAAAGCAACTAA
- a CDS encoding HamA C-terminal domain-containing protein: protein MQGKEIENITTINTYVKNKDNVTFEICLDSVMDDSCSRFLLSLINDFEEGEWRFEKFNQYIMNTLAETALSKTEREALASKEEYYSIIQRSVANLNKKEGEIGEIFLYGIMKKYYNALPIVPKIFYKQNTNDYAKGADSVHLTIENQECHLWLGESKFYTDITDAINEAIKSIKNLLVKDKLNKEKSIIMDINDVESFIKDKISKESIDKIKRVLKQDTSIDELKNILHISISIIYQCKTTKRYSELSEEYKQKIVNFHQEKAKQAITKITNELNNVHNIEKIKFHIILFPVPDKEKIKCDFVKKLEVAK, encoded by the coding sequence ATGCAGGGCAAAGAGATAGAAAATATAACAACAATAAACACTTATGTGAAAAATAAAGATAATGTTACTTTTGAGATTTGCCTTGATTCTGTAATGGATGACTCGTGTAGTAGATTTTTATTGTCATTAATTAACGACTTTGAGGAAGGTGAGTGGAGATTTGAGAAATTTAATCAATATATAATGAACACATTGGCTGAAACTGCCTTATCGAAAACAGAAAGAGAAGCTTTAGCTTCAAAAGAAGAGTATTATTCCATAATACAACGATCTGTTGCAAATCTAAATAAAAAAGAAGGAGAGATAGGAGAAATTTTTCTTTATGGTATTATGAAAAAATACTATAATGCCTTGCCTATTGTGCCTAAGATTTTTTATAAACAAAATACCAATGATTATGCAAAGGGTGCAGATAGTGTTCATTTAACTATAGAAAATCAAGAATGTCATTTATGGCTAGGAGAATCTAAATTTTATACAGATATAACCGATGCAATTAATGAAGCTATAAAATCCATTAAAAATCTTTTAGTAAAAGACAAGCTAAATAAAGAAAAGTCTATTATTATGGATATAAATGATGTCGAATCTTTTATCAAAGATAAAATCTCTAAAGAAAGTATAGATAAAATAAAAAGAGTTTTAAAACAAGATACTTCCATAGATGAACTAAAGAATATCTTGCATATTTCAATATCAATCATCTATCAATGCAAGACAACTAAAAGATATAGCGAGTTATCAGAAGAATATAAACAAAAAATAGTAAATTTTCATCAAGAGAAAGCAAAACAAGCTATTACAAAAATTACCAATGAGCTAAACAATGTGCATAATATAGAAAAAATAAAATTTCATATCATTTTATTTCCTGTGCCAGATAAAGAAAAAATCAAATGCGATTTCGTCAAAAAACTAGAGGTAGCCAAATGA
- a CDS encoding cupin domain-containing protein, producing MQELEKAGIHGSFKGDSKFFSKNVKVSMMFKPNEWRNFSGALVEFEASARSAWHTHPQGQTLIVTEGEIITKVPGQKSFIAKKGDVISCPIGVKHFHGATNTSSGAHIALTGEKEGKNVEWLELVSDEEYEHALKEARE from the coding sequence ATGCAAGAATTAGAAAAAGCAGGAATTCATGGAAGTTTTAAAGGCGATAGTAAATTTTTTAGCAAAAATGTAAAAGTTTCTATGATGTTTAAACCAAATGAGTGGAGAAATTTTAGTGGGGCTTTGGTTGAATTTGAAGCCAGTGCTAGAAGTGCATGGCATACTCATCCTCAAGGACAAACCTTAATCGTAACAGAGGGCGAAATCATCACAAAAGTTCCAGGGCAAAAATCCTTTATAGCTAAAAAAGGCGATGTGATAAGCTGTCCTATAGGAGTAAAGCATTTTCATGGTGCAACTAATACAAGTAGTGGAGCACACATAGCACTTACAGGCGAGAAAGAGGGTAAAAATGTAGAATGGCTTGAGCTTGTAAGCGATGAAGAATATGAACATGCCTTAAAAGAAGCAAGAGAGTAA
- a CDS encoding DEAD/DEAH box helicase — translation MRFRQKTRGSQMTSEKIFDECVRIHENLNDNKETEAKEKLFYLLDEIQDKALYPPILNHLIRQFGLYPYMNQDTSILEDKFLLECFKANIGEDEPKVLHREQSRVLKRLLSNESLILSAPTSFGKSFIIDALIAMKKPKNVLIIVPTISLLDEARRRLVRKFTPDYNIITTSGATPKENNIFILTQERVLEYLDFIKANRIDLFIVDEFYKIVGDIRSDILQNTIKQVSSYSKQSYYLCPNIKQFNEKSSKYQFLKNIEKVLIDFNTVALKTHDLSHKKEKKEYMLKNILNENKNQKTMIYIKSKSESKKVCKNIKNYINATDNQLKSFSNWLKKHYWQDWDFAECLANGIGQHNAAMHRFIQQLQVKLFSENEHMNIMVTTTSLIEGVNTATKNIVIWNDSVARDKDKLTSMQYKNIIGRCGRMFKYFVGNVYLLESNKETLKNEQETMEIIPQEEFLYRNDLETFNTKTKMEENLKNVLNDKNKFHQIMSKMKNYSILMDLNNILTIVENAELFEKSIEYLNSDVPDEWGFIKKKEIREIVFKVLNEKSKNAYFKIIDYGKHNYDGVKQTINNTSKQERYKINISQYFDIEKAISFDIASFFNDLNQIMQILYPEKGIDISSFVTKLSNAFLPSVVYTLEEFGLPRIISKKFHQCGFIDFENKDLTIEQALNKFKECTADDIINILKEKNLYDNFEDYILNYFYEGLGQ, via the coding sequence ATGCGATTTCGTCAAAAAACTAGAGGTAGCCAAATGACCAGTGAAAAAATTTTTGATGAATGTGTAAGGATACATGAAAATCTAAATGATAACAAAGAAACAGAAGCTAAAGAAAAGCTTTTTTATTTACTTGATGAAATTCAAGATAAGGCTTTATATCCGCCTATATTAAATCATCTTATCAGACAATTTGGGTTATATCCCTATATGAATCAAGATACTTCAATTTTAGAAGACAAATTCTTACTAGAATGTTTTAAAGCAAATATCGGAGAGGATGAACCAAAAGTTTTACATAGAGAACAATCAAGAGTTTTAAAAAGACTTTTAAGCAATGAAAGTCTTATTCTTTCTGCTCCAACAAGTTTTGGTAAAAGCTTTATTATCGATGCTCTAATAGCTATGAAAAAGCCAAAAAATGTATTAATCATTGTCCCTACTATTTCTTTGTTAGATGAAGCTAGAAGAAGACTTGTAAGGAAATTTACACCTGATTACAACATAATTACAACATCGGGTGCTACCCCAAAAGAAAATAATATATTTATATTAACCCAAGAAAGAGTTTTGGAATATTTAGACTTTATAAAAGCCAATAGAATTGATTTATTTATCGTAGATGAGTTTTATAAAATTGTAGGGGATATAAGGTCAGATATTTTACAAAATACAATAAAGCAAGTAAGTTCTTATTCCAAACAATCATACTATCTGTGTCCAAATATCAAACAATTTAATGAAAAATCATCGAAATATCAATTTTTAAAAAATATAGAAAAAGTCCTAATTGATTTTAATACTGTAGCATTAAAAACACATGATTTAAGCCACAAAAAAGAAAAGAAAGAATATATGTTAAAAAACATATTAAATGAAAATAAAAATCAAAAAACAATGATTTATATAAAAAGCAAATCAGAATCAAAAAAGGTTTGTAAAAATATAAAAAACTATATTAATGCAACAGATAATCAATTAAAAAGTTTTTCAAATTGGTTAAAAAAACATTATTGGCAAGATTGGGATTTTGCTGAATGTTTGGCAAATGGGATAGGGCAACACAATGCCGCTATGCATAGATTTATCCAACAACTTCAGGTTAAACTATTTTCAGAAAATGAACACATGAATATTATGGTGACCACCACTTCTTTAATAGAAGGTGTAAATACTGCAACAAAAAATATAGTTATATGGAATGATTCTGTTGCGAGGGATAAAGATAAATTAACAAGTATGCAATATAAAAATATTATAGGTAGATGCGGGAGAATGTTTAAATATTTTGTTGGTAATGTGTATTTATTAGAAAGCAACAAAGAAACATTAAAAAATGAGCAAGAAACTATGGAAATAATTCCTCAAGAAGAATTTTTATATAGAAATGACTTGGAAACTTTTAATACAAAAACAAAAATGGAAGAGAACTTAAAAAACGTACTTAATGATAAAAACAAATTTCATCAAATTATGTCAAAAATGAAAAATTATTCTATTTTAATGGATTTGAACAATATTTTAACAATTGTTGAAAATGCCGAACTTTTTGAAAAAAGTATTGAATATTTAAATAGTGATGTTCCAGATGAGTGGGGATTTATCAAAAAGAAAGAGATACGAGAAATTGTTTTCAAAGTATTGAATGAGAAATCTAAAAATGCTTATTTTAAAATAATTGATTATGGCAAACACAATTATGATGGCGTAAAACAAACTATTAATAATACAAGTAAACAAGAGAGATATAAAATTAATATTAGTCAGTATTTTGACATTGAAAAAGCAATCAGTTTTGATATCGCTAGTTTTTTTAATGATTTGAATCAAATTATGCAAATACTCTATCCTGAAAAGGGTATAGATATTTCAAGTTTTGTTACAAAACTTTCAAATGCTTTTTTACCATCAGTGGTATATACTCTTGAAGAATTTGGGTTACCTAGAATCATTTCTAAAAAATTTCACCAATGTGGATTTATTGATTTTGAAAATAAGGATTTAACAATAGAGCAAGCGTTAAACAAATTTAAAGAATGCACAGCTGATGATATAATCAACATATTAAAAGAAAAAAATCTTTACGATAATTTTGAAGATTATATATTAAATTATTTTTATGAAGGTTTAGGACAATAA
- a CDS encoding FecR family protein → MKKIVLLLSLINLMFASVANISAIKGDAYRIDTAANKHKLQLNSVIFEDDTIITTSNSRLQLIFQDNTIVTLGKNSILNIKDYIINGKNSKVNLEVKQGSFKVITGQISKLARENFTLKAHTATIGLEVQFLLEKSVIN, encoded by the coding sequence ATGAAAAAAATTGTTTTGTTACTTAGTCTAATTAATTTAATGTTTGCTAGCGTTGCTAATATTAGTGCCATTAAAGGAGATGCTTATAGAATTGATACTGCAGCTAACAAACATAAACTTCAATTAAATTCAGTAATTTTTGAAGATGATACTATTATCACAACTTCAAACTCAAGATTACAATTAATTTTTCAAGATAATACAATTGTAACCTTAGGTAAAAACTCAATTTTAAACATAAAAGATTACATAATTAATGGTAAAAATTCTAAAGTTAATTTAGAGGTAAAACAAGGTTCTTTTAAGGTGATTACTGGTCAAATTTCTAAACTTGCAAGAGAGAATTTTACCTTAAAAGCACATACTGCTACAATAGGATTAGAGGTACAGTTTTTATTGGAGAAATCAGTAATAAATTAA
- a CDS encoding carboxymuconolactone decarboxylase family protein — protein MQLRQKAREIFKKLLGGAKKDQLFASDKEYFINHINFTFGESFVKANLNTQKYFLITLASTLAVGGKIEFKTLLQGAIKNDISPIVIKEVIYQATPYVGFARVCDFLSLCNKVFKKLNIALVLTPQGTTTQENRKIKGREIQNTIFGEANITKMIESTPEDKAFINDFLSANCFGDYYTRTGLDLKTRELLTLVYLISLGGLDNQVKAHIQGNLNMGQSRKDLLNVIAALIPYIGYPKALNALNLLDDIKVECKQ, from the coding sequence ATGCAATTAAGACAAAAAGCAAGAGAAATTTTTAAAAAACTCTTAGGAGGAGCAAAAAAGGATCAACTTTTTGCAAGTGATAAAGAGTATTTTATCAATCACATAAATTTTACTTTTGGCGAGAGTTTTGTAAAAGCAAATCTTAATACACAAAAATATTTTTTAATCACCCTTGCTTCTACTTTAGCAGTAGGTGGAAAAATAGAGTTTAAAACTTTACTTCAAGGTGCAATCAAGAACGATATAAGTCCCATTGTCATTAAAGAAGTGATTTATCAAGCTACGCCTTATGTGGGTTTTGCTAGAGTATGTGATTTTTTAAGCCTTTGTAATAAAGTATTTAAAAAACTAAATATCGCCTTAGTTTTAACCCCACAAGGCACTACTACGCAAGAAAATCGCAAAATAAAAGGCAGGGAAATACAAAATACTATTTTTGGTGAAGCTAATATCACTAAAATGATAGAATCTACCCCAGAAGATAAAGCTTTTATAAATGATTTTTTGAGTGCGAATTGTTTTGGAGATTATTATACACGCACAGGACTTGATCTAAAAACTAGGGAGCTTTTAACCCTTGTATATCTTATCTCGCTTGGTGGGCTAGATAATCAAGTAAAAGCCCATATACAAGGTAATCTTAACATGGGACAAAGTAGAAAAGATTTGCTAAATGTCATTGCAGCTCTTATTCCATATATCGGTTATCCAAAGGCTTTAAATGCCCTAAATTTGCTTGATGATATAAAAGTAGAATGCAAGCAATAA
- a CDS encoding restriction endonuclease subunit S, whose translation MTNLPQGWEVKTLGSIGFFIRGVSYKKEQLLSIKDEKSVYLLRANNIQNELILDDLQIIPKELAVDKIIQNNDILFAMSSGSKHIVGKNILLNDLNDFTFGVFCGLFRINNLNISHKFLAFYLKSSFYKNYILNISKGSNINNLRFADLENLQIPLSPLKEQERIVGILDFAFSKIDENIKKAKENLANIDELMQSALQKAFNPLNDNTKENYQLPQSWEWKSLGEISNLIQNGFAASKNNEIPSGYVHLRTHNISTDGNLNFDTLIKIKREFIKEKQSFIEKNDILFNNTNSTELVGKTALVTQNYNYAFSNHLTKIKLKNQYNSKLVVFYFVLLLKNKYFEKICHQWIGQSGINIDKLKKIQIPLPPLKEQEQIAKHLDFVFEKTKALKELYTKELKDYEELKQSLLDKAFKGEL comes from the coding sequence ATGACAAATTTACCGCAGGGTTGGGAAGTTAAAACGCTTGGAAGTATAGGCTTTTTTATAAGAGGAGTTTCTTATAAAAAAGAGCAATTATTATCCATAAAAGATGAAAAGTCCGTGTATTTATTGAGAGCAAATAATATTCAAAATGAATTAATTTTAGATGATTTGCAAATAATCCCCAAAGAATTAGCGGTTGATAAGATTATTCAAAACAATGATATATTATTTGCGATGAGTAGCGGAAGTAAGCATATTGTTGGAAAAAATATACTTTTAAATGATTTAAATGACTTTACCTTCGGAGTTTTTTGTGGATTATTTAGAATTAATAATTTAAATATTTCTCATAAATTTTTAGCTTTTTATTTAAAAAGTAGTTTTTATAAAAATTATATTTTGAATATTTCTAAAGGTTCTAATATAAATAATTTAAGATTTGCTGATTTAGAAAATTTACAAATCCCATTATCACCACTAAAAGAGCAAGAAAGGATAGTGGGGATTTTGGATTTTGCTTTTAGCAAGATTGATGAAAATATCAAAAAAGCAAAAGAAAATTTAGCAAATATTGATGAACTTATGCAAAGTGCTTTACAAAAGGCTTTTAATCCACTTAATGATAATACTAAAGAAAATTATCAACTCCCACAATCTTGGGAATGGAAAAGCTTAGGGGAGATATCAAATTTAATCCAAAATGGCTTCGCTGCTAGTAAAAATAATGAAATTCCAAGTGGATATGTGCATTTAAGGACACATAATATTTCAACAGATGGGAATTTAAATTTTGATACTTTAATAAAAATTAAAAGAGAATTTATCAAAGAAAAGCAATCATTTATTGAGAAAAATGATATTTTATTTAACAATACTAATAGCACAGAACTAGTTGGCAAAACTGCATTAGTTACACAAAATTATAATTATGCTTTTAGTAATCACTTGACAAAAATAAAATTAAAAAATCAATATAACTCTAAATTAGTTGTATTTTATTTTGTCTTATTGTTGAAAAATAAATATTTTGAAAAAATATGCCACCAATGGATAGGGCAAAGTGGAATAAATATAGATAAATTAAAGAAAATTCAAATCCCCCTACCCCCACTCAAAGAGCAAGAGCAAATCGCAAAGCATTTAGATTTTGTCTTTGAAAAGACAAAGGCTTTAAAAGAGCTTTACACTAAAGAGTTAAAAGATTATGAAGAGCTTAAGCAATCCTTGCTTGATAAAGCTTTTAAGGGAGAATTATAA
- a CDS encoding type I restriction-modification system subunit M produces MQNKIDKITDILRRDDGISGAMHYTEQISWILFLKFLDDYEEELKLEAILNNQEYKSILEEKFSWKVWAAPKTSEGKIDFNKALSGQDLLNFVNKELFVYLKNFKNNEDFKSIEYKIGGIFEFIDNRIANGHTLREVINIIDELSFSKESDVFALGEVYEKLLKDMGSDGGNSGEFYTPRPLIKAMVEVINPRAKERIYDPSCGSCGFLVESFLHILYKDESRKTKASLSVEELEFLHNDALFGKEKTPLSYAMGVMNMILHGVKSPNIIKTNTLSKKITDITENDKYEVILANPPFGGKEKEQIQNNFTVASNATELLFLQHILKSLKNNARCAVVVPEGVLFQNSNAFVSVKADLVQNYNLECILSLPSGVFLPYSAVKTNVLFFSKGLNSILKANDDKVYYYELIPPYKLTKNKPLEYAHFKEFLKCYKERKITANSWLLSKKELEERNYDLSAKNPNVKEEKILRTSEEILNSLEENLKTQQEYLSELKSILK; encoded by the coding sequence ATGCAAAATAAAATAGATAAAATCACAGATATTTTAAGAAGAGATGATGGTATAAGTGGTGCTATGCACTATACAGAACAAATTAGCTGGATACTTTTTTTAAAATTTTTAGATGATTATGAAGAAGAATTAAAGCTTGAAGCAATTTTAAACAATCAAGAATATAAAAGCATTTTAGAAGAAAAATTTAGCTGGAAGGTATGGGCAGCACCAAAAACAAGCGAAGGAAAGATTGATTTTAACAAGGCTTTAAGTGGGCAAGATTTGCTTAATTTTGTAAATAAAGAGCTTTTTGTCTATCTTAAAAACTTTAAAAACAATGAAGATTTTAAAAGCATTGAGTATAAAATTGGTGGAATTTTTGAGTTTATAGATAATCGCATTGCAAATGGGCATACTTTAAGAGAAGTGATAAATATCATTGATGAGCTTAGTTTTAGTAAAGAAAGTGATGTGTTTGCTTTGGGCGAAGTTTATGAAAAACTGCTTAAAGATATGGGTAGTGATGGTGGAAATAGCGGAGAGTTTTACACGCCACGCCCTTTGATAAAGGCTATGGTGGAAGTGATAAATCCTAGAGCAAAAGAAAGGATTTACGACCCATCTTGTGGGAGTTGTGGCTTTTTGGTTGAGAGTTTTTTACATATTTTATATAAAGATGAGAGTAGAAAAACAAAGGCTAGTTTGAGTGTAGAAGAGCTAGAGTTTTTACACAATGATGCTTTATTTGGCAAGGAAAAAACTCCGCTAAGCTATGCAATGGGCGTGATGAATATGATTTTACACGGGGTAAAATCTCCAAATATAATAAAAACAAATACGCTAAGTAAGAAAATCACAGATATTACAGAAAATGATAAATATGAAGTGATACTTGCAAATCCACCATTTGGCGGTAAAGAAAAAGAGCAAATTCAAAACAATTTTACAGTTGCTTCAAATGCTACGGAGCTTTTGTTTTTGCAACACATTTTAAAATCACTAAAAAACAATGCTAGATGTGCGGTTGTCGTGCCTGAAGGTGTGCTTTTTCAAAATTCAAATGCCTTTGTGAGCGTAAAGGCTGATTTAGTGCAAAATTATAATCTTGAATGTATTTTAAGCCTGCCTAGTGGAGTGTTTTTGCCTTATAGTGCGGTAAAAACAAATGTATTATTTTTCTCAAAAGGCTTAAATAGTATTTTAAAAGCAAATGATGATAAGGTGTATTACTACGAGCTTATACCACCTTACAAGCTTACTAAAAACAAGCCTTTAGAATACGCACATTTTAAAGAATTTCTAAAATGCTACAAAGAAAGAAAAATCACTGCTAATTCTTGGCTGCTTAGCAAAAAAGAGCTTGAAGAAAGAAATTATGATTTAAGTGCTAAAAATCCAAATGTAAAAGAAGAAAAAATCCTAAGAACTAGTGAAGAGATTTTAAATTCTTTAGAAGAAAATTTAAAAACACAACAAGAATATCTAAGTGAGCTTAAAAGCATACTAAAATGA